From Nicotiana tabacum cultivar K326 chromosome 22, ASM71507v2, whole genome shotgun sequence, one genomic window encodes:
- the LOC107760891 gene encoding COP9 signalosome complex subunit 5a-like has protein sequence MDPLNSYASSAAMAQQTWELENNIVTMDAPSGSTPENSASDAIFHYDEAAQTKFQREKPWASDPHFFKRVKISALALLKMVVHARSGGTIEVMGLMQGKTDGDAIIVMDAFALPVEGTETRVNAQADAYEYMVEYSQTNKQAGRLENVVGWYHSHPGYGCWLSGIDVTTQMLNQQYQEPFLAVVIDPTRTVSAGKVEIGAFRTYPEGYKPPDDPISEYQTIPLNKIEDFGVHCKQYYSLDITYFKSSLDCHLLDLLWNKYWVNTLSSSPLLGNGDYVAGQISDLAEKLEQAENQLSHSRFGPLMAPPQRKKEEESQLAKITRDSAKITVEQVHGLMSQVIKDILFNSVRQSGKSQTEPSGPEPMIET, from the exons ATGGATCCTCTCAATTCCTACGCATCGTCGGCGGCGATGGCGCAGCAAACCTGGGAGTTAGAGAACAACATCGTGACAATGGACGCGCCGTCGGGTTCGACACCGGAAAATTCGGCGTCTGACGCCATATTCCACTACGACGAGGCAGCACAGACGAAGTTCCAGCGGGAGAAGCCGTGGGCGAGTGACCCTCACTTCTTTAAGCGCGTGAAGATCTCTGCTCTCGCGCTTCTCAAGATGGTCGTTCACGCGCGTTCCGGAGGTACGATTGAGGTGATGGGACTCATGCAGGGTAAGACCGACGGCGATGCGATTATTGTTATGGACGCTTTTGCCCTTCCCGTTGAAGGCACTGAAACTAGGGTTAATGCTCAAGCTGATGCTTATGAATATATGGTCGAGTATTCACAGACCAACAAGCAG GCTGGTCGGCTGGAAAATGTGGTTGGGTGGTACCATTCTCATCCTGGTTATGGATGCTGGCTCTCTGGCATTGATGTTACCACACAAATGCTTAACCAGCAATATCAGGAGCCCTTTCTTGCAGTTGTTATTGATCCAACAAGAACTGTTTCTGCTGGAAAAGTTGAGATTGGTGCCTTTCGAACATATCCAGAAGGATACAAGCCTCCAGATGATCCCATCTCAGAGTACCAGACCATTCCGTTGAACAAAATCGAAGACTTTGGAGTACATTGCAAGCAG TATTATTCATTGGATATTACGTATTTCAAGTCCTCTCTTGATTGCCATCTCTTGGACCTACTATGGAACAAGTATTGGGTGAACACACTTTCGTCTTCTCCTTTGCTTGGAAATGGAGACTATGTTGCTGGACAGATATCTGATCTTG CTGAAAAGCTGGAGCAAGCTGAAAATCAACTATCCCATTCACGTTTTGGCCCCTTAATGGCACCCCCTCAAAGGAAGAAAGAG GAAGAATCTCAGCTTGCTAAGATTACACGTGATAGTGCTAAGATTACTGTCGAGCAAGTTCATGGCTTAATGTCGCAG
- the LOC107760894 gene encoding early nodulin-like protein 3, protein MQVTILLLFVVVGILMRSISSERYIVGEGYGWRPAPYPSHYQDWANTVKFKAGDELEFRFEKPDDLLEIGKFDYYACTSNAVFRPYRESPATAFLLAPGEYYFKSSNNTNCINGQKLYVNAEAPNEDNDKFDNKS, encoded by the exons ATGCAGGTTACAATTTTGCTACTTTTTGTTGTAGTTGGGATTTTGATGAGATCAATAAGTTCAGAGAGGTACATTGTTGGAGAAGGCTATGGTTGGCGTCCTGCCCCTTATCCTTCTCACTACCAAGATTGGGCTAACACTGTAAAGTTTAAAGCTGGAGATGAATTAG AGTTTAGATTCGAAAAACCTGACGATTTGCTGGAGATTGGAAAATTCGACTACTATGCATGCACTTCCAACGCTGTTTTCAGGCCGTATAGAGAGAGTCCAGCAACAGCATTCTTACTGGCACCTGGAGAATATTACTTCAAATCCAGCAACAATACCAATTGCATTAATGGCCAGAAACTTTATGTAAATGCAGAAGCTCCAAATGAAGATAATGATAAGTTTGACAACAAGAGCTAG